In one Vibrio sp. VB16 genomic region, the following are encoded:
- a CDS encoding glutathionylspermidine synthase family protein yields MLRVDAKERKHWKALAKEYGFGFHSVYENPYWDESAYYQFTLEQIEKDIEDPTEEIHQMCLQVVDKVVGDDYWLRKFQIPEPMWENVLTSWKQKESSLYSRLDFAYDGKGAAKLYENNADTPTSLYETGFWQWLWLEDMVNSSQIRRDADQFNLLQELLIERFQEIAIQQPGQTLHFSCCKDSVEDRGTVQYIEDCALEAGLSTSFVFTEDIGLNNKKEFVDLNDQAVRWMFKLYPWEFMFREEYAGNLQEAKVNWLEPMWKSIISNKALLPLLWKMFPNHPNLIPSFFPDDKKISTLGDYVIKPLFAREGANISIVEKGKKTLQTDGPYGEEGVIYQAYNPLPKFGDNYTLIGSWLINDKPAGMSIREDTSRVTQDLSRYIPHIILD; encoded by the coding sequence ATGTTGAGGGTCGACGCGAAAGAAAGAAAGCACTGGAAAGCGCTGGCAAAAGAGTACGGCTTTGGCTTTCATTCGGTATATGAAAACCCTTATTGGGACGAGTCGGCTTACTATCAGTTTACCCTTGAGCAAATTGAAAAAGATATTGAAGATCCAACAGAAGAGATCCACCAAATGTGCTTACAGGTGGTGGATAAAGTGGTTGGAGATGATTATTGGTTACGAAAGTTTCAAATACCAGAACCGATGTGGGAAAACGTACTGACATCATGGAAGCAAAAAGAGTCGTCATTATATTCGCGACTCGATTTTGCCTATGATGGAAAAGGGGCAGCAAAATTATATGAAAACAATGCTGACACGCCTACGTCGCTCTACGAAACAGGTTTTTGGCAGTGGTTATGGTTAGAAGACATGGTGAATAGCTCTCAGATACGCCGTGATGCAGACCAATTTAACCTTCTGCAAGAGTTACTGATAGAACGCTTCCAAGAAATTGCTATACAGCAGCCAGGGCAAACACTACATTTCAGTTGCTGCAAGGATAGCGTCGAAGATCGTGGTACCGTTCAATACATTGAAGATTGTGCTTTAGAGGCGGGTTTATCTACGTCTTTTGTTTTTACTGAAGATATTGGACTTAACAACAAAAAAGAGTTTGTTGATCTCAATGACCAAGCTGTTCGCTGGATGTTTAAGCTCTACCCATGGGAGTTTATGTTTAGAGAGGAGTACGCAGGTAATTTACAAGAAGCAAAGGTTAACTGGCTTGAGCCTATGTGGAAATCCATTATTAGTAATAAGGCATTATTGCCTTTGCTCTGGAAAATGTTCCCTAATCATCCAAATTTGATTCCTTCTTTTTTCCCCGACGATAAAAAGATAAGTACCTTAGGTGATTACGTTATTAAACCGCTTTTCGCTCGTGAAGGTGCCAATATATCCATTGTAGAGAAAGGAAAAAAAACACTGCAAACGGATGGCCCCTATGGAGAAGAAGGTGTTATTTATCAAGCATATAATCCACTGCCAAAATTTGGTGATAACTACACGTTGATAGGCAGTTGGCTGATAAATGACAAGCCCGCAGGTATGTCCATTCGAGAAGATACGTCAAGAGTGACGCAAGACCTATCGCGCTACATTCCGCATATTATTCTTGATTAG
- a CDS encoding peroxiredoxin C, with product MVLVGRQAPDFTSAAVLGNGEIVDNFNFAEFTKGKKAVVFFYPLDFTFVCPSELIAFDKRFQDFQDKGVEVIGVSIDSQFSHNAWRNTAIADGGIGKVQYPLAADVKHEICQAYGIEHPEAGVAFRASFLIDDEGVVRHQVVNDLPLGRNIDEMLRMVDALNFHLKHGEVCPAQWEEGKAGMDATPTGVAAFLAEHEDDLNK from the coding sequence ATGGTACTAGTAGGACGTCAAGCCCCAGATTTTACTTCTGCAGCTGTTTTAGGTAACGGCGAAATCGTTGATAACTTCAACTTCGCAGAATTCACTAAAGGTAAAAAGGCGGTAGTATTCTTTTACCCACTAGATTTTACTTTTGTTTGCCCATCAGAGCTAATTGCTTTTGACAAACGCTTCCAAGACTTCCAAGACAAGGGTGTTGAGGTTATCGGCGTTTCTATCGATTCTCAATTCTCTCACAACGCATGGCGTAACACGGCTATCGCAGATGGCGGTATTGGTAAAGTTCAATACCCACTCGCTGCTGACGTTAAGCACGAAATCTGCCAAGCATACGGTATCGAGCACCCAGAAGCTGGTGTTGCTTTCCGCGCCTCTTTCTTAATCGATGATGAAGGTGTTGTTCGTCACCAAGTCGTTAACGATCTTCCACTAGGTCGTAACATCGACGAAATGCTACGCATGGTTGATGCACTTAACTTCCACCTAAAACATGGCGAAGTTTGCCCTGCACAATGGGAAGAAGGTAAAGCAGGCATGGACGCGACTCCAACTGGCGTTGCAGCATTCCTTGCTGAGCACGAAGACGATTTAAACAAGTAA
- a CDS encoding hydrogen peroxide-inducible genes activator, with the protein MNKWPSLKQLHYIVTLHETRHFSHAAEKCFVSQSTLSKGIQNLEEMIGCPLYEKKDKKSPLVFTQAGELVVTHGKELLAKGQDLIELGKLCQGGTMQGQLRVGCIPTIAPFLLCDLVQEVNQRFPQLNLLLREDTTTNLLEALKHGQMDVLILALPVDIGNMHSKVVGQDPFRMVISRNQADAIRVPIKYDELPNESVFLLENEHCLTEHAVSACKLTDKDKINPFTATSLHTLVQMVANGLGTTFIPQMAIEHGLLENQNLIVVDPPGQQAYRDIGLVWRPSSSRYETFEKLAEVVSELM; encoded by the coding sequence ATGAATAAATGGCCCAGTCTAAAACAGCTGCACTATATCGTCACACTACATGAAACACGGCACTTTAGTCATGCTGCAGAAAAATGTTTTGTGAGTCAATCTACTCTAAGCAAAGGAATACAAAACCTCGAAGAGATGATTGGCTGTCCTCTTTATGAGAAAAAAGATAAAAAAAGTCCGCTTGTATTTACGCAGGCTGGCGAATTGGTTGTTACTCATGGCAAAGAGCTGCTGGCTAAAGGGCAGGACCTCATCGAGTTGGGTAAACTCTGCCAAGGTGGAACAATGCAGGGCCAACTTAGAGTGGGCTGTATCCCGACAATCGCTCCTTTTCTCCTGTGCGATTTAGTCCAAGAAGTGAATCAAAGATTTCCGCAATTGAACCTTCTGCTAAGAGAAGATACTACGACAAATTTACTGGAAGCATTGAAACATGGCCAGATGGACGTGTTAATTTTGGCTCTACCAGTCGATATTGGAAATATGCACAGCAAGGTTGTTGGGCAGGATCCTTTCAGGATGGTAATTAGTCGTAATCAGGCCGATGCGATTCGAGTTCCAATAAAATATGACGAACTGCCAAACGAATCCGTGTTTTTATTAGAAAATGAACACTGCTTAACGGAACACGCGGTTTCAGCTTGTAAATTAACGGACAAAGATAAGATCAATCCATTTACAGCCACGAGTTTACATACGTTGGTGCAGATGGTCGCTAATGGGTTAGGGACAACATTTATCCCACAGATGGCGATCGAACATGGATTATTAGAAAACCAAAATTTGATTGTTGTCGATCCTCCCGGTCAACAGGCCTATCGAGATATCGGTCTTGTTTGGAGGCCAAGTTCCTCGCGTTACGAGACGTTTGAGAAATTAGCTGAAGTAGTTTCTGAACTTATGTAA
- a CDS encoding isocitrate lyase, with the protein MSQINKDIDTIGAAKNAAGAPWDAISPESAARMRAQNKFKTGLDIAQYTANIMRADMAAYDDDHSNYTQSLGCWHGFIGQQKMISVKKHFGGKTDGRYLYLSGWMVAALRSDFGPLPDQSMHEKTSVAGLVEELYTFLRQADARELGGLFRALDNARESGDTTAQASIQDQIDNHVTHVVPIIADIDAGFGNAEATYLMAKQMIEAGACCLQIENQVADEKQCGHQDGKVTVPHADFHAKLRALRYAFLELGIDNGIIVARTDSQGAGLTKEIAVVKEPGDQGDVYNSYLDAEEIDVAEMAEGDVCFNRDGKLVRPKRLPSGLYQFRSGTGEDRCVFDCIEAINAGADLLWIETEKPHIGQIKEMMDGVRAVHPNAKLVYNNSPSFNWTLNFRQQAYDAMVEAGEDVSAYHRESLMSVEYDETELSIRADDKIRSFQADASRDAGIFHHLITLPTYHTAALSTDNLAKEYFGDQGMLGYVKGVQRKEIRQGIACVKHQNMSGSDLGDDHKEYFAGENALKAGGALNTSNQFN; encoded by the coding sequence ATGTCACAAATAAATAAAGACATTGACACAATCGGAGCTGCTAAAAATGCAGCTGGTGCCCCGTGGGATGCAATTAGTCCAGAATCTGCCGCTCGTATGCGTGCTCAAAACAAATTTAAAACGGGTTTAGATATCGCCCAATATACCGCAAACATTATGCGTGCTGATATGGCCGCTTATGATGATGATCACTCCAACTACACTCAGTCATTAGGTTGCTGGCACGGTTTTATTGGCCAACAAAAAATGATTTCTGTTAAGAAGCATTTTGGTGGAAAAACAGATGGACGCTACCTTTACCTTTCTGGTTGGATGGTTGCTGCACTTCGTTCTGATTTTGGCCCTCTGCCTGACCAATCAATGCATGAAAAAACCTCGGTGGCAGGCCTAGTTGAAGAGCTGTACACATTTTTACGCCAAGCCGATGCAAGAGAGCTGGGTGGATTATTCCGCGCTTTAGACAATGCCCGTGAATCTGGTGATACGACAGCACAAGCATCGATTCAAGATCAAATCGATAACCATGTTACCCACGTTGTTCCGATTATTGCGGATATTGATGCAGGATTTGGTAACGCTGAAGCCACATACCTGATGGCTAAGCAGATGATCGAAGCCGGTGCTTGTTGCTTACAAATTGAAAACCAAGTAGCGGACGAAAAACAGTGCGGCCACCAAGATGGCAAGGTGACGGTTCCTCATGCGGACTTCCATGCAAAACTTCGTGCACTCCGTTATGCATTCTTAGAGCTAGGTATTGATAACGGAATTATTGTTGCCCGTACCGACTCACAAGGTGCTGGTCTTACGAAAGAAATCGCTGTGGTTAAAGAGCCCGGTGACCAAGGTGACGTATATAACTCATATTTAGATGCTGAAGAGATCGATGTTGCAGAGATGGCTGAAGGCGATGTTTGCTTTAATCGTGATGGCAAACTGGTTCGTCCTAAGCGCCTTCCTTCAGGTTTATATCAATTCCGCTCTGGAACGGGTGAAGATCGCTGTGTATTTGACTGTATCGAAGCGATTAACGCAGGGGCTGATCTCTTGTGGATTGAAACAGAGAAACCGCACATCGGTCAGATCAAAGAGATGATGGACGGTGTTCGCGCTGTTCACCCTAATGCTAAGCTTGTTTATAACAACTCGCCCTCTTTCAACTGGACGCTTAATTTCCGTCAACAGGCCTATGATGCCATGGTAGAAGCAGGAGAAGATGTCTCTGCTTACCATAGAGAAAGCTTGATGAGTGTTGAATACGATGAAACTGAATTATCCATTCGTGCCGATGATAAGATCCGCTCTTTCCAAGCTGACGCATCTCGCGATGCCGGTATCTTCCACCATTTAATTACCCTACCAACCTACCATACCGCGGCGTTGTCTACCGACAATCTAGCCAAAGAGTACTTTGGTGACCAAGGAATGTTGGGTTACGTTAAAGGCGTACAACGTAAAGAGATCCGCCAAGGTATCGCCTGTGTTAAACATCAAAACATGTCAGGCTCTGATTTGGGTGATGATCACAAAGAGTACTTCGCTGGTGAAAATGCACTGAAAGCCGGTGGTGCTTTGAATACTTCCAACCAGTTTAACTAA
- a CDS encoding LysR family transcriptional regulator, whose protein sequence is MNVARIDLNLLVYLDVLLRERNVTRSASQLGITQPAMSNGLKRLRDLFGDPLLIRTSEGMVPTERAQKLQPIIRNVLANVEKAVQPTAEFCCEDSDRLFRIMASDYTESTLIRALLKRLGTIAPKVRLDIMTPSDVSYQDVEQGTVDIVINRFDHIPQSFHQTNIWHDTFSCLFSCDNPAAKQFDLDVYLQAQHVWISKTGMGTGVGVNPSDSQKLGWVDAELVRLGKTRNITVFTRHYLAAVLLAEETNLIVTIPTKAAQLQMNNPKLMIKPVPFPVAPFELKMAWSPLLQSNPGHQWMRRLIKDVASELESGITAQ, encoded by the coding sequence ATGAATGTAGCCAGAATCGATCTCAACTTATTGGTATATTTAGATGTACTGCTTCGAGAGCGAAATGTCACTCGTTCTGCAAGTCAACTTGGTATCACACAACCGGCAATGAGCAATGGGCTTAAACGTCTGCGTGACTTATTTGGTGACCCATTATTGATACGAACAAGCGAAGGAATGGTGCCAACTGAACGTGCTCAGAAGTTACAGCCAATTATCAGGAATGTTTTAGCGAACGTTGAAAAGGCGGTGCAACCGACAGCCGAATTTTGCTGTGAAGATAGCGATCGGCTGTTTCGTATTATGGCGAGTGATTATACTGAATCGACTCTGATTCGAGCACTATTGAAGCGATTAGGTACCATCGCCCCAAAAGTTCGTTTGGATATTATGACACCAAGTGACGTGAGCTACCAAGATGTGGAACAGGGTACAGTAGATATTGTAATTAACCGTTTCGACCATATTCCACAATCGTTCCATCAAACTAATATTTGGCATGACACCTTCTCCTGCCTATTCAGTTGTGATAATCCAGCAGCAAAACAGTTTGATTTGGATGTTTATCTTCAGGCGCAACATGTGTGGATCAGCAAAACAGGGATGGGGACAGGGGTCGGAGTGAATCCTAGCGATTCTCAAAAGTTAGGTTGGGTGGACGCTGAATTAGTTCGGCTAGGGAAAACGCGCAATATTACGGTATTTACTAGGCACTATTTAGCGGCCGTTCTCCTAGCGGAAGAAACAAACCTGATTGTAACCATTCCAACCAAAGCCGCCCAGTTACAGATGAACAATCCTAAGCTGATGATCAAGCCAGTTCCATTCCCTGTTGCACCGTTTGAACTAAAGATGGCATGGAGTCCATTGTTGCAAAGTAACCCCGGTCATCAGTGGATGCGTCGTCTTATTAAGGATGTAGCAAGTGAGTTAGAAAGTGGCATTACTGCTCAATAA
- a CDS encoding malate synthase G, with protein MSNRIQQGGLQIDSTLYALVNQHIIPGTDLNADDFWQSFEAILDDLAPKNKALLTKREDLQRRINEWHKARSDKALDPIEYKHFLQKIGYLVVEGDDFQVSTSNVEPEIATQAGPQLVVPIMNARFALNAANSRWGSLYDALYGTDVISEESGAEKGTQFNPVRGAKVVTYARDFLDSATPLNGASHHDATRYTISNTLNATLSNGEQVTLMDSSQLIGYQGDRSAPTAILLKHNNLHLEIQIDPTTPIGKLDTAGVKDVVIESALTTIMDCEDSVAAVDGEDKALAYQNWLGLMKGDLQESFDKNGKIVVRKMSADRYYTNMHGGEISLKGRSMLFIRNVGHLMTSPAILDSAGNEVPEGIMDGMITSLIAMHDLKGNSPFQNSTANSINIVKPKMHGPEEVAFTTELFGRIEDALGLERNTIKVGIMDEERRTSVNLKECIREAQERVVFINTGFLDRTGDEIHTSMEAGPFAPKVQLKTMTWIGAYEDQNVDIGLACGLKGKAQIGKGMWPEPDNMAKMMGAKIGHPQAGANTAWVPSPTAATLHALHYHQVNVPSRQEELRHRTQASVDDILTIPLLGEQKLTADDIQKELDNNTQGILGYVVRWIDQGVGCSKVPDINDVGLMEDRATLRISSQHIANWLHHGICSKEQVMGTMKRMAGIVDQQNAGDGNYLNMSPNFDGSIAFAAACELVFEGCAQPSGYTEPVLHAMRLKLKA; from the coding sequence ATGAGCAATCGCATTCAACAGGGCGGCTTACAGATTGATAGCACCCTCTACGCATTAGTAAATCAACACATTATTCCTGGTACCGATCTTAATGCCGACGATTTTTGGCAATCGTTTGAAGCGATTCTTGATGACCTTGCACCGAAAAATAAAGCGTTACTGACTAAGCGAGAAGATCTACAACGTCGTATTAATGAGTGGCACAAAGCGCGTTCAGATAAGGCGCTAGATCCGATTGAATATAAACATTTTCTACAAAAAATTGGTTACCTCGTTGTAGAAGGTGATGACTTCCAAGTGTCGACCAGTAACGTTGAACCAGAAATTGCTACACAAGCAGGCCCGCAGCTCGTTGTGCCGATTATGAATGCGCGCTTTGCTTTAAACGCAGCTAACTCTCGTTGGGGAAGCCTGTATGATGCTCTTTATGGTACCGATGTTATTAGTGAAGAAAGCGGAGCCGAAAAAGGTACGCAATTTAACCCAGTTCGTGGTGCTAAGGTTGTCACATACGCTCGGGATTTTTTAGATAGTGCGACCCCTTTAAATGGGGCGTCACATCACGATGCGACTCGTTATACGATTAGCAATACGCTGAATGCCACTTTGAGCAACGGCGAGCAAGTCACCTTAATGGACAGCTCACAGCTGATCGGTTATCAGGGTGATAGGTCTGCGCCGACGGCCATCCTTCTCAAGCACAATAACCTGCACCTAGAGATTCAAATCGACCCAACAACTCCTATTGGTAAGTTAGATACAGCCGGTGTAAAAGATGTCGTTATTGAGTCGGCTCTGACCACCATTATGGATTGCGAGGATTCTGTCGCGGCGGTTGATGGTGAAGATAAAGCCTTAGCCTATCAAAACTGGCTGGGCCTAATGAAAGGCGATTTGCAAGAATCATTCGATAAAAATGGCAAAATTGTCGTGCGCAAAATGAGCGCAGATCGCTACTACACTAATATGCACGGGGGTGAAATCTCGTTAAAAGGCCGCAGTATGCTGTTTATACGCAATGTTGGTCACCTAATGACAAGCCCTGCGATATTGGATTCTGCCGGTAACGAGGTACCAGAGGGTATTATGGATGGCATGATCACCTCACTGATAGCCATGCACGATTTAAAAGGCAATAGCCCATTTCAAAACTCAACAGCGAACAGTATCAACATCGTTAAACCAAAGATGCATGGCCCTGAAGAAGTGGCGTTTACCACGGAGCTGTTTGGTCGTATTGAAGACGCGCTGGGTTTAGAACGCAATACAATTAAGGTTGGGATTATGGACGAGGAGCGTCGTACATCCGTTAACCTGAAAGAGTGCATCCGCGAAGCGCAAGAGCGTGTGGTCTTTATTAATACTGGTTTTTTGGATCGAACCGGTGATGAAATACATACCAGTATGGAAGCCGGACCGTTTGCACCAAAAGTTCAATTAAAAACCATGACTTGGATCGGAGCTTATGAAGACCAAAATGTGGATATAGGTTTAGCGTGCGGTCTTAAGGGCAAGGCTCAGATCGGTAAAGGCATGTGGCCCGAGCCAGATAATATGGCCAAAATGATGGGGGCCAAGATTGGTCATCCTCAAGCGGGCGCGAACACAGCATGGGTACCTTCGCCAACGGCTGCGACACTGCATGCATTGCACTACCATCAGGTGAATGTACCTAGTCGCCAAGAGGAGTTGCGTCATCGTACGCAAGCGAGTGTCGATGATATTTTAACGATTCCGCTACTGGGGGAGCAAAAGCTGACCGCGGACGATATTCAAAAAGAGTTGGATAACAATACCCAGGGTATATTGGGTTATGTGGTTCGCTGGATAGACCAAGGTGTCGGGTGTTCTAAAGTACCGGATATCAATGACGTCGGCTTAATGGAAGACCGTGCAACATTACGAATATCTAGCCAACATATTGCTAATTGGCTACATCATGGAATATGCAGCAAAGAACAAGTGATGGGAACCATGAAGAGAATGGCGGGTATCGTTGACCAGCAAAACGCGGGTGACGGTAATTACCTTAATATGTCGCCTAATTTTGATGGAAGTATTGCCTTTGCAGCGGCGTGCGAACTTGTCTTTGAAGGATGCGCACAGCCAAGCGGGTATACCGAACCGGTATTGCACGCAATGCGCTTAAAGCTTAAAGCTTAA
- a CDS encoding CBS domain-containing protein: MIKIEDMMTRNPHTLLRSHSLSDAKHLMEEHEIRHIPVVDTENRLLGVVTQRDVLAAQESSLQKIPEDQSHTLTTPLDIAMRRNVMSVDPHAGLKESAVYMQKHKVGCLPVVFNQELVGIITDSDFVTIAIHLLELQEEIEPNDDEFTEQETEKYNNEF; encoded by the coding sequence ATGATCAAAATTGAAGACATGATGACTCGCAACCCTCACACGCTTTTGCGGTCCCATTCATTATCAGATGCAAAGCATCTAATGGAGGAACACGAAATTCGTCATATTCCTGTAGTAGATACCGAAAATAGGCTGCTTGGCGTTGTCACCCAAAGGGATGTTCTGGCAGCACAAGAATCTAGCTTACAAAAGATACCTGAAGACCAATCTCATACCTTGACTACCCCTTTAGATATCGCAATGCGCAGAAACGTAATGAGTGTTGATCCTCATGCTGGTTTAAAAGAAAGTGCGGTTTATATGCAAAAGCACAAAGTCGGTTGTTTGCCCGTTGTTTTTAATCAGGAACTCGTCGGTATTATTACTGATAGTGATTTTGTCACCATTGCCATTCATCTTCTTGAATTGCAGGAAGAAATAGAACCAAATGATGATGAGTTTACAGAACAAGAAACGGAAAAATATAACAACGAGTTTTGA
- the queA gene encoding tRNA preQ1(34) S-adenosylmethionine ribosyltransferase-isomerase QueA, with translation MQVSDFSFELPNELIARYPMAERTASRLLQLNGISGEVTDRTFKDVLDLVEEGDLLVFNNTRVIPARLFGRKASGGKIEVLVERMLDEHSILAHVRSSKSPKPGTELFLGENDQFEAEMVARHGALFEIRFKSDKAVLEILNEVGHMPLPPYIDRPDDDADKERYQTVYNEIPGAVAAPTAGLHFDDDLLEKIQAKGVEFAFVTLHVGAGTFQPVKVDNILDHHMHAEYVEVSQQVVDAVNATKARGGRVIAVGTTSVRSLESAAQSAVKNGTELVPFFDDTEIFIYPGYQYQLIDCLITNFHLPESTLIMLVSAFSGYDNVMAAYEHAVNEKYRFFSYGDAMFINKKI, from the coding sequence ATGCAAGTTTCTGATTTCAGCTTTGAGCTGCCCAATGAACTGATTGCTCGCTATCCTATGGCAGAGCGCACAGCAAGCCGATTGCTTCAACTTAACGGCATTTCTGGTGAGGTAACGGATCGTACATTTAAAGATGTCCTCGATCTCGTTGAAGAAGGCGATTTGTTAGTCTTTAACAATACGCGCGTCATACCAGCTCGACTTTTTGGTCGTAAGGCTAGCGGCGGGAAGATAGAAGTACTCGTTGAACGTATGCTCGATGAGCATTCAATCTTGGCACATGTGCGCTCTTCTAAATCGCCAAAACCAGGAACCGAACTATTTCTTGGCGAAAATGACCAATTCGAAGCGGAGATGGTTGCCCGTCATGGTGCGTTGTTTGAAATTCGATTTAAATCGGATAAAGCGGTATTAGAGATATTAAACGAAGTGGGTCATATGCCACTTCCTCCCTATATTGATCGCCCAGACGACGATGCAGACAAAGAACGCTATCAGACGGTTTACAATGAAATCCCAGGAGCCGTTGCTGCGCCAACTGCTGGATTGCATTTTGATGATGACCTTCTAGAAAAAATTCAAGCTAAAGGTGTTGAATTCGCCTTTGTGACATTGCATGTTGGTGCAGGCACATTCCAGCCTGTAAAGGTTGATAATATTCTCGATCACCATATGCATGCAGAATATGTCGAAGTTTCTCAACAAGTCGTTGACGCCGTTAACGCAACGAAAGCCCGTGGTGGTCGAGTGATTGCAGTGGGTACTACGTCGGTTCGGTCTTTAGAAAGCGCGGCACAAAGTGCCGTTAAAAATGGGACAGAATTGGTTCCGTTTTTCGATGACACAGAAATATTTATCTATCCTGGTTACCAGTATCAGTTAATTGATTGTCTTATCACTAATTTCCACCTACCTGAGTCGACATTGATCATGTTAGTGAGTGCGTTTTCAGGATATGACAATGTAATGGCAGCCTACGAGCATGCCGTGAATGAAAAGTATCGCTTCTTTAGCTACGGCGATGCGATGTTTATCAATAAAAAAATCTAA